TGTCGCTCCTCGACGACGATATGCGGATGTTCGAACTCATCGAAATCGACCGGCACACCCGGAACAAGAACGACATGCGGCGCAAGAAGGGCCGACTCATCGGTGAGAACGGGCGCACCCGCGAACTCATGGAAGAGTTGAGCGGTGCAACCGTCGTCATCTACGGGTCGACGCTCGGCATCATCGGCCAACCCGAGGAAGTCGAAGTCGTCCGTCGCGCCGTCGAGATGATTCTCGATGGTGCGCCCCACGGCGCCGTCTACTCGTTCCTCGAACGCAAGCACAACGACCTGACCAGCGGCTTCAACGTTCGCCAGAACAACTGAGGCGCCACCACCGACGGGGCATCCGCAACCGCGGGACCTCACAGACGAGGACACCGTTCACGCGGTCCTGACCCACCGTATCATCTTTTTGCCACACATCGTATCGTGAGTCATGACGCCGCAGTTCGAGACGGTGGATGGACGGTCCGTCCCCGCCGTCACGGCCGACCAGATGCGAGAGGTGGACCGTGTCGCAGTCGAGGAGGTTGGACTCGCACTCCTCCAGATGATGGAACACGCCGGGCGCAATCTCGCCGAGGTCGCTCGTGAAGTCGCAGATGGTGGCCACGTCGTCGTCCTCGCAGGCGACGGTGGGAACGGTGGCGGCGGCATCTGCGCCGCTCGACATCTGGCGAACGGCGGCGCGGACGTGACGCTCGTCCTCGACCGAGACGCAGACGAGTTGACCGGTGCGGCCGCTCGACAGCGTCGCATCCTCGCCGCCACGGATGCGAACGTGGTCGCAGCAGCGGACGCGACACAGACTGAAGTCGCAGCGGCGCACATCCGAGACGCAGCAGTCGTCGTCGATGCACTCGTTGGCTACGGGCTTTCGGGAGCGCTCCGCGGAACGGCAGCATCCCTCGCCGAAGCGACGCTCGACGCCGCCCACGTCGTCTCGCTCGACGTTCCCTCGGGGATGGATGCGACGACCGGCGAGAC
The genomic region above belongs to Haloferax marinisediminis and contains:
- a CDS encoding KH domain-containing protein yields the protein MQHVKVPQDRIGVLIGEGGSTLREIESRAEVRLDVDSENGSVAIDSVGDPVLGMVAPDVVRAVGRGFAPEDAMSLLDDDMRMFELIEIDRHTRNKNDMRRKKGRLIGENGRTRELMEELSGATVVIYGSTLGIIGQPEEVEVVRRAVEMILDGAPHGAVYSFLERKHNDLTSGFNVRQNN
- a CDS encoding NAD(P)H-hydrate epimerase — encoded protein: MTPQFETVDGRSVPAVTADQMREVDRVAVEEVGLALLQMMEHAGRNLAEVAREVADGGHVVVLAGDGGNGGGGICAARHLANGGADVTLVLDRDADELTGAAARQRRILAATDANVVAAADATQTEVAAAHIRDAAVVVDALVGYGLSGALRGTAASLAEATLDAAHVVSLDVPSGMDATTGETPGVAVEPDTTLTLALPKTGLTAATAGDLVLADIGIPRGVYDELDIDYRDPFAGARRVWLRIR